The genomic interval ACGTGCCACAGCGCGGTGGGGCGGCCCGCGGCGTGCACCTTGGCGTGCGGCGGGCGCTCGACGGAGATGTAGGGGCCGGGGTCGGGTCCGTCGACGCCGGCGTAGCGCGCGCCGAGGCCGACGCCCAGTTCCTCGGCGACGAGCAGCAGCTCGCCGGGGCCGCCGAGCGGGCTCGGGCCCGAGCAGGCGACGGCGGTGGCCCGGCCGCCGCTGCGGTCGTCGCCCGCGCACACCACGCCCGTGAAGAGCCAGCCGACCGGCAGCGGCCAGGGCATCCACACCGGGACCCGGGCGCGGTTGACCACGACGGCCAGTGCCTCGACGCTCGGCGGGACGACCGGCTGCAAGGGGTGCACAGTGCCGTGCACGGAGCACTGCCAGGAGTCGGCGAAGAGACCGGGCGCTCGCACCCGGCCACCGCACTTCGGGCAACTGGGTTCGCCCCTCATAAGGCCCAACGGTCCTCCGCGACCGGCGTCGCGTCAAGGACGATCACCCGTCCGGACGCCGACACCGCCGGCCGTCATCCCAGGGGCACCCCTGGCCTCAGCGGATCGCGGAGATCGGTGCCGTGCCGCAGCCACCGCTCCTCCAGCGCCGCCGCGCCCTGGACCCGTTTCCAGGCCGCCTCGTTCGGCGTCATCGGCAGCAGCGGAAGGAAGCGGACGGGGTCCATCGGCTCGTCCAGTTCGAGGTCCGGCACCAGGCCGCCGGACTCCGCGACGAGGACGGAGGTGAAGGGCGCGCCGGGCCACAGCGGCTCGCCGGTGTCCAGCGACGCGCCGGGCGCCACGACGAGCCCCTCCACCTGGGGGGAGGCGGCGAGCACGGCGAGCGGGCGGAGCACCTTGTCGGTGTCGGCGCGGCCGGCCCGGACGCTGAGGACGAGTTCGGCCCGGGGGCCGCGGAGGGGGTCGGCGACGACGGCCGTGGGGTCGGCCATGGGCTGGGCCGACATACCGAGGGTGGCGTAGCGCACGACGTCTCCGTCGAGGAAGCGGAGGACCTCCACGCGGTCCGTCCCGAGGAAGGTGACCGCGGCGCGCGCGTCCGGTTCGCCCAGGGCTGTCCGCAACCGGGCCTCGACAAGAGCGAGAACGTCTGACATGTGGCGAGCATAGAACGCGTATCGAACGGGCAAAGGAGGGTATTGACGCGTCAAGTGGCTGCTAGCCTTGACCTCTGGTCAGGGAGTTACGTTCGTCCCCCAGCGGGGACCGGCCGGAGGAGGTGGGGCGTCGGTGGATCCTAGTCGACCGTGCAGTACCGGCAGTTCTCCCGTCCCTCCGCTCCGGACGCGTTTTCCGTGATCTGACGTCTTCCGTTCGCGGCCATGTCATCGGCCGAGCCCCGGAAGCCTTTTCGCGCCCGCAGTGCCTGACGGAAGAGCGCCTTCTTCTCGCTTTGTTCCGTGTTCTCTGCGACGTTCTCCGTGAACCGCCGTCAGTCCCCGCACGCCGCGCGAAGCGCCGCCCGATTCGCGGACGTCCCCCTCTTGCCAGGCGCCACGTCCACGTTCCGGGCAGCGTTGAGTTCGCCCCCGTGACTGACGGCCGGCCCGTGAAGGAGCCAGCCATGTCGATGATCCGTGACCTGCGCGCCGCCGTCCGCCCCGCCCTGCGGCGGAGCGCCACCCCTTACCCGTACGACCCCACCCGCGACCGCTCGAACAGCAGCGCGGTGGTGGACTGCGCGGTCTACCGCGACGGGAAGCGGGTCAACGACCAGGTGGGGCCGGCCGAGGCGATGCGCCGGGTGCGGGCCGAGGGCGGCTTCGCGTGGATCGGGCTGCACGAGCCGACGGAGCGTGAGTTCTCCGGCATCGCCAAGGAGTTCGGGCTGCACCCGCTCGCCGTGGAGGACGCCGTCCACGCCCACCAGCGGCCCAAGCTGGAGCGTTACGACGACACGCTGTTCACCGTCTTCAAGACCATCCACTACGTGGAGCACGCCGAACTCACCGCCACCAGCGAGGTGGTGGAGACCGGCGAGGTGATGTGCTTCACCGGACCGGACTTCGTCATCACCGTCCGGCACGGCGGCCAGGGCTCGCTGCGCGCGCTGCGCCACCGCCTCCAGGACGACCCGGAGCTGCTGGCCAAGGGCCCCTCGGCGGTGCTGCACGCGATCGCCGACCAGGTCGTCGACGGCTACATCGCGGTCGCCGACGCCGTGCAGGACGACATCGACGAGGTGGAGATCGATGTCTTCTCGGCGCCCAGCAGGGGCTCCTCGCGCGGGGGCGACGCGGGCCGGATCTACCAGCTCAAGCGGGAGGTGCTGGAGTTCAAGCGGGCGGTGACGCCGCTGATCCGGCCGATGCAGCTGCTGAGCGAGCGGCCGATGCGGCTGGTGGACCCGGACATCCAGAAGTACTTCCGCGACGTCGCCGACCACCTCGCGCGCGTCCACGAGCAGGTGGTCTCCTTCGACGACCTGCTCAACTCCATCCTCCAGGCCAACCTCGCGCAGGCGTCGGTCGCCCAGAACGAGGACATGCGCAAGATCACCTCATGGGCGGCCATCTTCGCGGTGCCGACGATGATCGCCGGGATCTACGGCATGAACTTCGACTACATGCCGGAGCTCAAGTGGAAGTACGGCTACCCGGCGGTCATGATCGTCACGGTCGGGATCTGTGTGGCGATCCACCGCGGCTTCAAGCGGAACGGCTGGCTCTGATCCGCTTCCGCGGCCGGTCGGCCATGATCACCAGGGCCAGGCCGGCCAGGATGACCACGAGCGCCGGATAGGCGGCCGCCGCCGGCATCTGGCCCAGCCACAGCGCCGCGATGAGGGCGGCACCGGGCGTCTCCAGCAGGATCGCCGTCGAGGTGACGGACGGGCCGAGGCCCTTCACCACCCGGTTGAACAGCCCGTGGCCGAGCAGCTGCGCCGTGACCGTCAGCACCGCCAGCTTCCACCACGTCGCGCCGCTGTACCCGCCGAGGGGCGTCCCGGCGAACAGGCAGGCCGCGAGCAGCAGGACGGTCGTCGTGAGGTAGCAGACGTAGGTGTACGCGACGGTGCCCACGGTCCGGCGTACCTCCGCGCCCAGCAGGACGTAACCGGCCGCCGCCATGCCCGCCGCGAGGGCGAGCCCGTCCCCGGCGAGGGCGCGCGGCGACACCGAGAGGTCGACGCCGGTGAGGATCACGACACCGAGGACGGCGAGCCCGGTGCCCGCCCAGACCAGCGCGGGCGGGCGGTGGCCGCGCAGCCGCAGCAGCAGCGTCGTCCAGATCGGGGTGGTGGTCACCAGCGCGGTGGAGGAGGCGACCGAGGTCATGCGCAGGCTCGGCAGCCACAGCGCGAAGTGCAGGGCGAGCAGCGCGCCCGCGCCGGCGGAGAGCAGCAGGGCCCGGCGGCCCATGCCGCGCAGCCCGGCGCGGTGCCGCAGCAGGACCAGCGGGGTGAGCGCGCCGATCGCCATGGCGTTGCGCCAGAAGGCTATGGCGAGGGCCGGGGCGGCTATGGACGCGATGAGCGGGGCGGACAGCGACACACCGGCGATCGCGATCCCGAGCAGCACGAGATCCGTCCGGACCCCGGGCCGGGCGGTGATCCCCTCGGCGGCGGGCGCCGGGGACACGGGGGCGGGGCTCTGCGGCCGGGTGTCTCGGGGACTACGGGCGGTGGTCACCCGCCCAGCCTAGTCAGCGGCATAAAGTAAGCCGCATGACGCTGACGCAGGCACTGATCGAAGAGGCCACGAAGAAGTCCGGCCTGATCTGGGTGCAGGGCCCGACGGGGCCCAGCCGCGCGCTGTGGCACGTATGGCACGAGGGCGCCGCGCACGTCGTCGGCGGCCCCGGCGAGCAGCCGCTGGAGGACCTCGGCCTCACGGACGGCGGCCGGGCCACGGTGACCGTGCGCAGCAAGGACAAGGGCGGCCGGCTGGTCACCTGGACCGCCGAGGTCGGCGAGCCGGCGGCGGGCGGCGAGGAGTGGCGGGCCGCGGTCGCCGAGCTGAAGGGCAAGCGGCTGAACGCGCCGGACGCGGAGCGGATCGAGGAGCGGTGGGCCCGGGAGTGCCGGGTCCTGCGCCTGGCGCCGACCGGCGGCACGGCGGAGCTGCCGGCCGGGTCCCTGGCGGCGGTGCCGCTCGCCTCGCCGGCGACGACGCGGGAGCCGATGCCGGCGGCGCTGCCGCGGCTGCTGCGCGGGCGGCGCAAGCGCGGCTAGCGGGGGACGGCCGGCACGTCAGCTCCCCGCGGGGATCGCCTTGCCGTAGTCCACGGTGTCGCCCTTCGGCGGCACGGTCAGCGCGAAGTCCTGCCCCCAGTCCGCCAGCTCCAACTGCCCCGCGCCCCCCGCCCGCTGGACCCGCAGCGGGTACGGCGTCCCGGTGAGGGAGACGTCGAGGGTGCCGCCGGAGCCGCCCGCGCCGGTGACGCGGATCGTGCGGGTGCCCCCCACGGTGCCGTGCTCGCCGCGGGTGAGCTTGCCGTGCAGGCCGAGGAGGCCGTCCAGCAGGACGTCCTTGTCGGTGAAGCCCTTGAGCTTCTGGTACGAGGGGTCGCCGGAGGGCACCTTCACGTACTTCTTCTCCAGCTTGAGGGCGGCCTCCGCGCTGTCCGCCTTGCCCGACGTGCCGCCCGGGCCCTTGCCCGTGGTGCCCGCGGAGGTGCCGGGTGCCGCGCCCTGCGGCGCCGCCGCCCCGCCCTCGCCGTGCGACCAGAACGCCGCGGGGGCCTTCAGGAACAGCGCGTCACCCACCCGCAGCAGCTCGAACGAGTCCGCCCCGGAGGTGACCCGTCCGGCGCCCCCGTCCCGCTTCAGCCGCACGTCCAGCTTGTACGTACGGCCCTGGCTGACGACGTTGCCGGAGAGGTGGACCGCCGCCGCGCCGCGCGCGGCCGACTGCGCCTTGTCCTGGATCCTCGCGGGCTCCAGCTTGCCGACGCCGTTGGTGCCCGCGTCGGGGTCCTCGCCGCCCCCGCCGCAGGCGGTGAGCGCCGCGGACAGGCCGACGCACAGCGCTCCCACGAGGGCCGCCTTCCGGGTACGCACGTGTGCTCCTGCCTCCTGTCACGGGTGGAGAACCGCAGCGTACCCGGGCGCCCCAGGAGCGGAAGCCAGCAGTCCGTACGGGCGTCTCTCCCGCGCCGGGCACAAGCCGGTCACGTTAGCCTGAACCGGACAGAGCATCGGCGGAGGAGGCGCGGCCATGGCAGCAGGCGCCCACCGGGTGTTCGTCTCCCACCTCTCCGGCGTGGCCGTCTTCGACCCCAACGGGGACCAGGTGGGCCGGGTGCAGGACGTCGTCGCGATGCTGCGCGTCGGCGGGCGCCCGCCCCGCGTCCTCGGCCTGGTCGTGGAGGTGGTCAGCCGCCGCCGGATCTTCCTGCCCATGACCCGGGTGACGGGCGTGGAGTCCGGCCAGGTGATCACCACCGGCGTGATCAACATGCGGCGCTTCGAGCAGCGGGCCACCGAGACCCTGGTCCTCGGCGAGCTGCTCGACCGACGCGTACGTCTGGTCGAGGGGGGCGAGGAGGTCACCGTCCTCGATGTATCGATCATGCAGCTGCCGGCCCGCCGCGACTGGGAGATCGACAAGGTCTTCGTCCGGCGCGGCAAGGGCGGGGCGCTCCGCCGTAAGGGTGAGACCCTCACCGTCGAGTGGTCCGCGGTCACCGGCTTCTCGGTCGACGAGCACGGGCAGGGCGCGGAGAGCCTGCTGGCGACCTTCGAGCGGCTGCGCCCGGCCGACCTCGCGAGCGTCCTGCACCACCTGACGCCCAAGCGGCGCGCCGAGGTGGCCGCCGCCCTGGACGACGACCGGCTGGCGGACGTCCTGGAGGAGCTGCCGGAGGACGACCAGATCGAGATCCTCGGCAAGCTCAAGGAGGAGCGCGCCGCCGACGTCCTGGAGGCGATGGACCCGGACGACGCGGCCGACCTGCTGTCGGAGCTGCCGGAGGACGACAAGGAGCGGCTGCTCACCCTGATGCAGCCGGACGACGCCGCCGACGTGCGCCGGCTGCTGGCGTACGAGGACCGGACGGCGGGCGGCCTGATGACCACCGAGCCGATCGTGCTGCGGCCGGACGCCACGGTCGCCGACGCCCTCGCCCGGGTGCGCAACCCCGACCTCTCCCCCGCGCTCGCCGCGCAGGTGTACGTCTGCCGGCCGCCGGACGAGACGCCGACGGGCAAGTACCTGGGCACGGTGCACTTCCAGCGGCTGCTGCGCGACCCGCCGTTCACGCTGGTCGGACGGCTGACCGACACCGATCTGCGGCCGCTGCCGCCGCACGCCCCGCTGCCGGCCGTCACCAGCTACCTGGCCACGTACAACATGGTGGCCGCGCCCGTGGTGGACGAGAGCGGCTCGCTGCTGGGCGCCGTGACCGTCGACGACGTCCTGGACCACCTGCTGCCCGACGACTGGCGGGAGACCGAGCTGCACCACGGTGCGCCGGGGATGAGCGAACTGCCGGAGGCCACCGATGGGCGCTGACCGCCGTGAGGACCGGGACCGGCAGGTCCAGCCCGTCCGGGTGCGGCTGGACCTGCCGAAGCTGAAGCGGCGCAGCTGGCTGCCGACGTACGACCCGGAGGCGTTCGGGCACGCGTCGGAGCGGATCGCGCGGTTCCTGGGCACCGGCCGGTTCATCGTGTGGATGACGGTCGTCATCATCCTGTGGGTGGTGTGGAACACCACGGCCCCCGGGCACCTGCGGTTCGACACCTATCCGTTCATCTTCCTCACCCTGATGCTCTCGCTCCAGGCCTCCTACGCGGCGCCGCTGATCCTGCTCGCGCAGAACCGGCAGGACGACCGGGACCGGGTCAACCTGGAGCAGGACCGGCGGCAGAACGAGCGGTCCATCGCGGACACGGAGTACCTGACGCGGGAGGTGGCGGCGTTGCGCATGGGGCTGGGCGAGGTCGCGACCAGGGACTGGATCCGCTCGGAGGTCCAGGACCTGGTCAAGGAGCTGGAACAGCGTCGCCTATTCCCGGTGGAGAGTGAGGAACGCGACCGCTGACAGCCCTTTCCGGCAGCCCGGTCCGGCGCCGTAACATCGAGTCATGGCTACCGACACTCCCGCAGGATCCGCTCCGTCCGAGGACGCGATCCGCGCCGCCCTGGCGACGGTGAACGACCCCGAGATCCACCGCCCGATCACCGAACTGGGCATGGTGAAATCCGTGGAGATCGCGGCGGACGGCACGGTCGCGGTGGCCGTCTATCTGACGGTCTCGGGCTGCCCGATGCGCGAGACGATCACCACCAACGTGCGGAACGCCGTGGCCGGCGTCGCGGGCGTGACCGGTGTGACCGTCGAGCTGGACGTGATGAGCGACGAGCAGCGCAAGGAGCTCGCGGCGGCGCTGCGCGGCGGCCAGACCGAGCGCGAGGTGCCCTTCGCCCGCCCCGGCTCGCTGACCCGGGTCTACGCGGTCGCCTCCGGCAAGGGCGGGGTCGGCAAGTCCTCCGTCACGGTCAACCTCGCGGCGGCGATGGCGGCCGACGGCCTGAAGGTCGGCGTCGTCGACGCGGACATCTACGGCCACTCGGTGCCGCGCATGCTGGGCGCCGACGGCAAGCCCACCCAGGTCGAGAACATGATCATGCCGCCGTCGGCGCACGGCGTGAAGGTCATCTCGATCGGGATGTTCACACCGGGCAACGCCCCGGTGGTGTGGCGCGGCCCGATGCTGCACCGCGCGCTCCAGCAGTTCCTCGCCGACGTCTACTGGGGCGACCTGGACGTCCTGCTGCTCGACCTGCCGCCGGGCACCGGCGACATCGCGATCTCCGTCGCGCAGCTCGTGCCGAACGCCGAGATCCTGGTGGTGACGACGCCTCAGCAGGCCGCCGCCGAGGTCGCCGAGCGCGCCGGCTCGATCGCCGTGCAGACCCACCAGAAGATCGTCGGCGTCGTGGAGAACATGGCCGG from Streptomyces albireticuli carries:
- a CDS encoding DUF6758 family protein, whose translation is MRGEPSCPKCGGRVRAPGLFADSWQCSVHGTVHPLQPVVPPSVEALAVVVNRARVPVWMPWPLPVGWLFTGVVCAGDDRSGGRATAVACSGPSPLGGPGELLLVAEELGVGLGARYAGVDGPDPGPYISVERPPHAKVHAAGRPTALWHVDGAPEDRAVFAGEARGLWLWAVVWPERSGLLMYDELVLTDLRDAGAEVDLLPCGALSPRLLSPEAS
- a CDS encoding suppressor of fused domain protein translates to MSDVLALVEARLRTALGEPDARAAVTFLGTDRVEVLRFLDGDVVRYATLGMSAQPMADPTAVVADPLRGPRAELVLSVRAGRADTDKVLRPLAVLAASPQVEGLVVAPGASLDTGEPLWPGAPFTSVLVAESGGLVPDLELDEPMDPVRFLPLLPMTPNEAAWKRVQGAAALEERWLRHGTDLRDPLRPGVPLG
- the corA gene encoding magnesium/cobalt transporter CorA, translated to MSMIRDLRAAVRPALRRSATPYPYDPTRDRSNSSAVVDCAVYRDGKRVNDQVGPAEAMRRVRAEGGFAWIGLHEPTEREFSGIAKEFGLHPLAVEDAVHAHQRPKLERYDDTLFTVFKTIHYVEHAELTATSEVVETGEVMCFTGPDFVITVRHGGQGSLRALRHRLQDDPELLAKGPSAVLHAIADQVVDGYIAVADAVQDDIDEVEIDVFSAPSRGSSRGGDAGRIYQLKREVLEFKRAVTPLIRPMQLLSERPMRLVDPDIQKYFRDVADHLARVHEQVVSFDDLLNSILQANLAQASVAQNEDMRKITSWAAIFAVPTMIAGIYGMNFDYMPELKWKYGYPAVMIVTVGICVAIHRGFKRNGWL
- a CDS encoding DMT family transporter, which encodes MTTARSPRDTRPQSPAPVSPAPAAEGITARPGVRTDLVLLGIAIAGVSLSAPLIASIAAPALAIAFWRNAMAIGALTPLVLLRHRAGLRGMGRRALLLSAGAGALLALHFALWLPSLRMTSVASSTALVTTTPIWTTLLLRLRGHRPPALVWAGTGLAVLGVVILTGVDLSVSPRALAGDGLALAAGMAAAGYVLLGAEVRRTVGTVAYTYVCYLTTTVLLLAACLFAGTPLGGYSGATWWKLAVLTVTAQLLGHGLFNRVVKGLGPSVTSTAILLETPGAALIAALWLGQMPAAAAYPALVVILAGLALVIMADRPRKRIRASRSA
- a CDS encoding magnesium transporter MgtE N-terminal domain-containing protein, translating into MAAGAHRVFVSHLSGVAVFDPNGDQVGRVQDVVAMLRVGGRPPRVLGLVVEVVSRRRIFLPMTRVTGVESGQVITTGVINMRRFEQRATETLVLGELLDRRVRLVEGGEEVTVLDVSIMQLPARRDWEIDKVFVRRGKGGALRRKGETLTVEWSAVTGFSVDEHGQGAESLLATFERLRPADLASVLHHLTPKRRAEVAAALDDDRLADVLEELPEDDQIEILGKLKEERAADVLEAMDPDDAADLLSELPEDDKERLLTLMQPDDAADVRRLLAYEDRTAGGLMTTEPIVLRPDATVADALARVRNPDLSPALAAQVYVCRPPDETPTGKYLGTVHFQRLLRDPPFTLVGRLTDTDLRPLPPHAPLPAVTSYLATYNMVAAPVVDESGSLLGAVTVDDVLDHLLPDDWRETELHHGAPGMSELPEATDGR
- a CDS encoding DUF1003 domain-containing protein codes for the protein MGADRREDRDRQVQPVRVRLDLPKLKRRSWLPTYDPEAFGHASERIARFLGTGRFIVWMTVVIILWVVWNTTAPGHLRFDTYPFIFLTLMLSLQASYAAPLILLAQNRQDDRDRVNLEQDRRQNERSIADTEYLTREVAALRMGLGEVATRDWIRSEVQDLVKELEQRRLFPVESEERDR
- a CDS encoding Mrp/NBP35 family ATP-binding protein, which codes for MATDTPAGSAPSEDAIRAALATVNDPEIHRPITELGMVKSVEIAADGTVAVAVYLTVSGCPMRETITTNVRNAVAGVAGVTGVTVELDVMSDEQRKELAAALRGGQTEREVPFARPGSLTRVYAVASGKGGVGKSSVTVNLAAAMAADGLKVGVVDADIYGHSVPRMLGADGKPTQVENMIMPPSAHGVKVISIGMFTPGNAPVVWRGPMLHRALQQFLADVYWGDLDVLLLDLPPGTGDIAISVAQLVPNAEILVVTTPQQAAAEVAERAGSIAVQTHQKIVGVVENMAGLPCPHCDEMVDVFGSGGGQKVADGLTRTTGATVPVLGSIPIDVRLREGGDDGRPVVLSDPDSPAGSALRAIAGKLGGRQRGLSGMSLGITPRNKF